In Methanobacterium formicicum DSM 3637, the genomic window GGTAGACTTCTTTGGTGTTCTCCACAATGGCGTCTTCTGATTTTTCCACCCACATTCCCTGGAAACCTTCCGTGTCAACCATTCCTCTTTCTTCCAAGGATTTAACAACCACAGCGTCGTGTCCAGTGGCGTCAATGACTATTTTAGATTCAATGGCAACCGGGTCAACACAGGTAATTGCGCGTGGCAGTGCCGAAACTGGAGTCCAGTTTATAACCACTCCGGCAACTTTACCTTCACGAATAACCACGTCATCGAATTTGGTCATGTTAACCACTTTGGCACCGGCATCCATTGCACTGGCAATAAGTTTAGAACAGGCATGTGGACCATCGGCAACAAATAAACCATCCTGAACCTTTTTGTAGGGAACTCCTATTTCATCTAATATTTGTTCTCCTGGTTCTCTGACAGTTAATTTGTTCATGAGGTAACCCCCAATCCAGAACCCGCCTCCAAGGTAGTTGTTACTTTCAATTATCAGGGTTTTAACACCTTGCTGGGCAAGTCTACGTGCGGCTATCAAACCACTAGGCCCTGCACCGATGATGATAACATCACTTTCTATGTAATCAATGAATTCTTCTGCAAATTCTGATACAATTGCCTTGGTCACATCCTTTTCTGAAACTTTTGAAAATATTTCCATTTTTCTTCCTCCTAGTTATAATTTCACTTTTAAACTCCCTGCGGAAGTGGGAACTTCAACAAGAC contains:
- a CDS encoding sulfide-dependent adenosine diphosphate thiazole synthase, yielding MEIFSKVSEKDVTKAIVSEFAEEFIDYIESDVIIIGAGPSGLIAARRLAQQGVKTLIIESNNYLGGGFWIGGYLMNKLTVREPGEQILDEIGVPYKKVQDGLFVADGPHACSKLIASAMDAGAKVVNMTKFDDVVIREGKVAGVVINWTPVSALPRAITCVDPVAIESKIVIDATGHDAVVVKSLEERGMVDTEGFQGMWVEKSEDAIVENTKEVYPGLLVTGMAVATTFGSPRMGPTFGGMLLSGERVAEVAIEKLKGGVTTTSTEKGEVKGSK